The following proteins are encoded in a genomic region of Comamonas resistens:
- the pilW gene encoding type IV pilus biogenesis/stability protein PilW, whose amino-acid sequence MRAVVSQPVLKHWGLLARWGVPVVAAALVGCTSTTTTTTSSTSVPQASVVSTGAPSVADAGRRAQIRLELAANYYQAGRMDVAMEEVGQALSAKPDYADAYGLLGLILMQNQDWGQADIAMRKAIDLNPRDGNQIHNYGWMLCQQKRFDEAQPWFDKALAAPGYREQPKTLLAKGMCYQQAGQLDQAYESMFRAYEMDLGNAAAGYNLANVLWLKGDLSKAQFYIRRLNNNSNQASPESLWLGIKINRALHDDIGVRQLADQLRDRFPQSRQWLAYERGAFNE is encoded by the coding sequence ATGAGGGCAGTGGTTAGCCAGCCGGTTTTGAAGCATTGGGGTCTGCTGGCCCGATGGGGAGTTCCGGTTGTTGCTGCCGCGTTGGTCGGCTGCACCAGCACCACGACCACCACGACTTCTTCCACCTCGGTGCCCCAGGCTTCGGTGGTGAGCACGGGAGCGCCCTCTGTTGCCGATGCCGGCCGACGTGCGCAGATTAGGCTCGAACTCGCTGCCAACTACTACCAGGCGGGCCGTATGGATGTCGCCATGGAAGAGGTGGGGCAGGCACTGTCCGCCAAGCCCGATTACGCCGATGCCTATGGCCTGCTGGGCCTGATCCTGATGCAGAACCAGGATTGGGGTCAGGCCGACATCGCCATGCGCAAAGCCATTGACCTGAACCCCAGGGATGGCAACCAGATTCACAACTACGGCTGGATGCTGTGCCAGCAAAAGCGCTTTGATGAGGCGCAGCCCTGGTTTGACAAGGCGCTGGCGGCACCTGGCTATCGCGAGCAGCCCAAGACCCTGCTGGCCAAGGGTATGTGCTATCAGCAGGCCGGGCAGCTGGATCAGGCCTACGAAAGCATGTTTCGTGCCTATGAAATGGACCTGGGCAATGCCGCTGCTGGCTACAACCTGGCAAATGTGCTGTGGCTCAAGGGTGATCTGAGCAAAGCGCAGTTCTATATTCGCCGCTTGAATAACAATAGCAACCAAGCCAGTCCGGAAAGCCTCTGGCTGGGAATCAAAATAAATAGGGCATTGCACGACGATATTGGAGTGCGTCAGCTGGCCGACCAGCTGCGTGATCGCTTCCCGCAATCGCGCCAGTGGCTGGCCTATGAGCGTGGAGCCTTCAATGAGTGA
- the rlmN gene encoding 23S rRNA (adenine(2503)-C(2))-methyltransferase RlmN encodes MTTNLLDFDLEGLTAYCEQLGEKRFRATQLFRWIHQRGASDFDQMTDLAKSLREKLKSRAHITALPVVTEHVSADGTVKWLFDVGDGNAVESVFIPEDDRGTLCVSSQAGCAVGCRFCSTGHQGFSRNLNTGEILAQLWYAEHSLRKRFGTEDRIISNVVMMGMGEPLQNYGALVPALKVMLDDHGYGLSRRRVTVSTSGVVPMMDRLSQDCAVALAVSLHAPNDPLRDNLVPLNKKYPIAELLDACERYLEFAPRDFITFEYCMLDGVNDQPEHARQLIELVRARGDGKSWCKFNLIPFNPFPASGLLRSPAARVTEFATLLSNAGIVTTVRKTRGDDIDAACGQLAGDVKDRTRAAERMAKQRTIPLKQVS; translated from the coding sequence ATGACTACTAACTTGCTTGATTTTGACCTCGAAGGACTGACCGCTTATTGCGAGCAGCTCGGGGAGAAGCGTTTCCGTGCGACGCAGCTGTTCCGCTGGATTCACCAGCGTGGCGCATCCGATTTCGACCAGATGACCGATCTGGCCAAGTCCCTGCGCGAAAAGCTCAAGAGCCGGGCCCATATCACCGCGCTGCCCGTGGTGACCGAGCATGTCTCGGCCGACGGCACCGTCAAATGGTTGTTCGATGTGGGTGACGGCAATGCTGTCGAATCCGTTTTCATTCCTGAGGACGACCGTGGCACGCTGTGTGTCTCGTCCCAGGCTGGTTGCGCCGTGGGCTGCCGCTTTTGCTCGACCGGGCATCAGGGCTTCAGCCGCAATCTCAATACTGGCGAAATCCTCGCCCAGCTCTGGTATGCCGAGCATTCGCTGCGCAAGCGTTTCGGTACCGAAGATCGCATCATCTCCAACGTGGTGATGATGGGCATGGGCGAGCCGCTGCAGAACTACGGCGCGCTGGTGCCCGCCCTCAAGGTAATGCTGGACGACCATGGTTATGGCCTGTCGCGCCGCCGCGTAACGGTGTCCACCTCCGGCGTGGTGCCCATGATGGATCGCCTTTCGCAGGACTGCGCCGTGGCGCTGGCTGTGTCCCTGCATGCGCCCAATGATCCGCTGCGTGACAATCTGGTGCCGCTGAACAAGAAGTACCCGATTGCCGAGTTGCTGGATGCCTGTGAGCGCTATCTGGAGTTCGCACCGCGTGACTTCATCACCTTCGAATATTGCATGCTCGACGGCGTCAACGATCAGCCGGAGCATGCCCGCCAGCTGATAGAGTTGGTGCGCGCGCGTGGCGATGGCAAGAGCTGGTGCAAGTTCAATCTGATCCCGTTCAACCCGTTTCCGGCTTCAGGCCTGCTGCGTTCACCCGCTGCACGCGTGACCGAGTTCGCCACCTTGCTCAGCAATGCGGGCATTGTGACCACGGTGCGCAAGACGCGTGGCGACGATATCGACGCCGCCTGTGGTCAGCTCGCCGGTGATGTCAAGGATAGAACCCGCGCTGCCGAGCGTATGGCCAAGCAGCGCACCATCCCGCTCAAGCAGGTGTCTTGA
- the ndk gene encoding nucleoside-diphosphate kinase, protein MAIERTLSIIKPDAVAKNVIGQIYARFEAAGLKIVAAKLVHLSRGEAEQFYAVHKERPFFKDLVDFMVSGPVMIQALEGENAILKNRELMGATDPKKAEKGTIRADFADSIDANAVHGSDAAETAAVEVAFFFPGMNVYSR, encoded by the coding sequence ATGGCTATCGAACGCACTCTCTCCATCATCAAGCCCGACGCAGTTGCCAAGAACGTGATCGGCCAAATCTACGCCCGCTTCGAAGCTGCTGGCCTGAAGATCGTGGCTGCCAAGCTGGTGCACCTGTCGCGCGGCGAAGCCGAGCAGTTCTACGCTGTGCACAAGGAGCGTCCTTTCTTCAAGGATCTGGTGGACTTCATGGTCTCCGGCCCCGTGATGATTCAGGCCCTGGAAGGCGAAAACGCCATTCTGAAGAACCGTGAACTGATGGGCGCTACCGACCCCAAGAAGGCTGAGAAGGGCACTATCCGCGCCGACTTCGCCGACAGCATCGACGCCAACGCCGTGCACGGCTCCGACGCTGCTGAAACCGCTGCTGTGGAAGTTGCCTTCTTCTTCCCCGGCATGAACGTGTACTCGCGTTAA
- a CDS encoding pseudouridine synthase, with protein MNNETSNQMPEPAAASPEAEPLKKPRKPRVVKPKDGAEAKKPAAARKRAGVKKDGAAEVKPARKRVSKPRAEEAPVTEELAQPVAEQEMVLEAQDAADFEADEVITDSAEVQKSVKSHKGQNIAFADVISGDFDDEEENGSDMPAKRVLAPQVDSPKLHKVLAQAGMGSRLEMEQLILEGRISVNNEPAHVGQRIQFGDVVKVNGQPIRFRIDPPPARVIAYHKPVGEVVTHDDPQNRPTVFRKLPKLQHGKWQSVGRLDLNTEGLLLFTSSGELANSLMHPRFGLEREYAARVLGALSKEEKQRLLDGVQLEDGEASFGAVEDGGGEGANCWYRVTISEGRNREVRRMFEAVGHAVSRLIRIRYGAMMLPRGLKRGAWVELDQADIQALMSAAGVKERVPVERNTGGARGANNRGGRNNRSGGRGNGMNADRAPQGRREGGGQRRGEWDGNRPAPSGMLGNAPRDGQRGNKGGNRSGGAAGRSQSSQPDPMRTSVGYIGGDSLSRARQNAKRRPGGGGGGRRGGR; from the coding sequence ATGAACAACGAGACATCGAATCAGATGCCAGAGCCTGCAGCCGCTTCCCCGGAAGCCGAGCCGCTCAAGAAGCCCCGCAAGCCGCGCGTGGTCAAGCCCAAGGATGGCGCCGAGGCCAAGAAGCCCGCGGCTGCGCGCAAGCGTGCCGGCGTCAAGAAGGACGGCGCTGCCGAGGTCAAGCCGGCCCGCAAGCGCGTGAGCAAGCCGCGTGCAGAAGAAGCTCCTGTCACTGAAGAGCTGGCTCAGCCCGTGGCCGAGCAGGAAATGGTGTTGGAAGCACAGGATGCTGCAGATTTTGAAGCTGATGAGGTAATCACAGACAGCGCTGAAGTACAAAAAAGTGTCAAGTCTCACAAGGGCCAGAACATAGCCTTTGCCGATGTGATCTCGGGTGACTTTGACGATGAAGAGGAAAACGGCAGCGATATGCCGGCCAAGCGTGTGCTGGCGCCTCAGGTCGATTCTCCCAAGCTCCACAAGGTACTGGCCCAGGCCGGCATGGGCTCGCGCCTGGAGATGGAGCAGCTGATTCTCGAAGGCCGCATCTCGGTCAACAACGAGCCGGCTCACGTCGGTCAGCGCATTCAGTTTGGCGATGTGGTCAAGGTCAACGGCCAGCCCATCCGTTTCCGTATCGATCCGCCGCCCGCTCGCGTGATTGCCTATCACAAGCCCGTGGGCGAAGTGGTGACACATGACGATCCGCAAAACCGCCCCACGGTGTTCCGCAAGCTGCCCAAGCTGCAGCACGGCAAGTGGCAGTCGGTCGGTCGTCTGGACCTGAATACCGAAGGTCTGCTGCTGTTCACCAGCTCGGGCGAGCTGGCGAACTCGCTGATGCACCCCCGCTTCGGCCTGGAGCGTGAATACGCGGCCCGCGTGCTGGGCGCCCTGAGCAAGGAAGAAAAGCAGCGTCTGCTGGACGGCGTGCAGCTCGAAGACGGCGAAGCCAGTTTTGGCGCTGTGGAAGATGGCGGCGGCGAAGGCGCGAACTGCTGGTACCGCGTGACCATCTCCGAAGGCCGCAACCGCGAAGTGCGCCGCATGTTCGAGGCCGTGGGCCATGCGGTCAGCCGCCTGATCCGCATTCGCTATGGCGCCATGATGCTGCCGCGTGGCCTCAAGCGCGGCGCCTGGGTGGAGCTCGATCAGGCCGATATCCAGGCCCTGATGTCGGCGGCTGGCGTCAAGGAACGCGTTCCCGTGGAGCGCAACACCGGCGGCGCCCGTGGCGCCAACAACCGTGGCGGTCGCAACAACCGCAGCGGCGGTCGTGGCAACGGCATGAATGCCGATCGCGCACCGCAAGGCCGCCGCGAAGGCGGTGGCCAGCGCCGTGGCGAGTGGGATGGCAACCGTCCCGCGCCTAGCGGCATGCTGGGCAATGCTCCCCGTGACGGCCAGCGCGGCAACAAGGGTGGCAATCGCTCGGGTGGCGCAGCCGGTCGATCGCAAAGCAGCCAGCCCGATCCCATGCGTACTTCGGTGGGCTATATCGGCGGCGACAGCCTGTCGCGTGCCCGCCAGAATGCCAAGCGCCGTCCAGGTGGCGGCGGTGGTGGTCGCCGCGGTGGCCGCTAA
- the scpB gene encoding SMC-Scp complex subunit ScpB — translation MNTVDAKRVLETALICAPQPVTLRELRSLFDDVLGSDTIKDLLLDLQKDWALKGVELVQVASGWRFQSRPEMRVYLDKLHPEKPPKYTRATLETLAIIAYRQPVTRGDIEDIRGVTVNSLIIKQLEDRGWIEVIGHRETVGRPALFATTRQFLDDLGLQSLDQLPMLEETQAQQSLFKALDGEDGGEAAGSEAGAENALPQDGGDTAALAEAETEVVPEPEAQAEVDQAEEAAGRIETAEAQPESGVEPEAEIQELDSNPAQTLVGVAQAATEIEEIESPEWQPEAVTEPVVEPDVEKPAVSAVSRPKVAKPARTVKVAEPESTPAARKTGRAEWVGLKAFLEDDYGVDDDEAVEDKNIALADDALHGDSANERIVEGDDGVIPEGKPE, via the coding sequence ATGAATACGGTAGATGCCAAGCGGGTTCTTGAAACAGCATTGATTTGTGCTCCGCAGCCTGTAACGCTGCGGGAGTTGCGCTCACTTTTTGATGATGTGCTGGGCTCGGACACGATCAAGGATTTGCTGCTGGACCTGCAAAAAGACTGGGCCCTCAAGGGCGTGGAACTGGTGCAGGTGGCTTCGGGCTGGCGTTTTCAGAGCCGACCCGAAATGCGGGTGTATCTGGACAAGCTTCATCCCGAGAAGCCGCCCAAGTACACGCGTGCCACGCTGGAGACGCTGGCCATCATTGCCTACCGTCAGCCGGTCACGCGTGGCGATATCGAGGATATTCGCGGCGTGACGGTGAACAGCCTGATCATCAAGCAGCTCGAAGATCGAGGCTGGATCGAGGTCATCGGCCACCGGGAAACCGTGGGTCGCCCGGCACTGTTTGCCACCACGCGCCAGTTTCTCGATGACCTGGGCCTGCAGTCGCTGGACCAGTTGCCCATGCTGGAAGAAACCCAGGCCCAGCAAAGCTTGTTCAAGGCGCTGGATGGAGAGGACGGCGGTGAAGCCGCCGGGTCGGAAGCGGGTGCTGAGAACGCATTGCCGCAGGACGGTGGTGACACCGCAGCGCTGGCTGAAGCAGAAACCGAGGTTGTGCCAGAGCCTGAAGCGCAGGCCGAGGTCGATCAAGCAGAGGAAGCTGCGGGCCGCATAGAAACTGCCGAAGCTCAGCCAGAGTCTGGAGTGGAGCCGGAGGCTGAAATTCAGGAGTTGGATTCAAACCCGGCTCAAACGTTGGTGGGTGTTGCGCAAGCAGCTACTGAAATAGAAGAGATTGAGTCACCTGAGTGGCAGCCTGAGGCGGTGACTGAGCCTGTGGTCGAGCCTGACGTGGAGAAGCCCGCGGTCAGCGCTGTCAGCAGGCCCAAGGTGGCCAAGCCCGCCAGGACGGTGAAGGTGGCGGAACCTGAGTCCACGCCAGCCGCCAGGAAGACGGGGCGTGCCGAATGGGTGGGCCTGAAGGCGTTTCTCGAGGATGACTACGGTGTCGATGACGACGAAGCCGTGGAAGATAAGAACATTGCGCTGGCCGACGATGCATTGCACGGCGATTCAGCAAACGAGCGAATTGTGGAGGGTGACGATGGCGTCATCCCCGAAGGAAAACCGGAATGA
- a CDS encoding RluA family pseudouridine synthase, which yields MAGQRKQASQAPAPQGLVSSDAQNMTRSADQNWDESSEEAVDDPELGSPEVEQRELVVSTEHHGQRADKVLAQGVSEFSRSYLQQLLADGAVTLNGKVLLKPSAKVAVGDLLRVEMRPTQQSMAFQPEAMDLQVVYEDDDLLVINKPAGLVVHPAPGNWTGTLLNGLLARDEKARQVPRAGIVHRLDKDTSGLMVVARNRSTMDALIKMIAARDVSRQYLAIAHKEWGARKRREVNAPIGRDPRNRLRMAVVDLNLHPGKQAQTDFDWLAGDASHTLVRCTLHTGRTHQIRVHMASLGHPLIADTLYGGHPEGGLERQALHAFRLAFEHPVSRKPLVLYAQPPQDMAAALDLWGLRYNPPESL from the coding sequence ATGGCTGGACAACGCAAGCAAGCCTCACAAGCCCCTGCCCCGCAGGGGCTTGTGTCTTCTGATGCGCAGAATATGACACGCAGTGCCGATCAAAACTGGGACGAATCGTCCGAGGAAGCCGTTGACGATCCCGAGCTTGGCAGCCCCGAGGTCGAGCAGCGCGAGCTGGTCGTCAGCACCGAGCATCACGGCCAGCGCGCCGACAAGGTGCTGGCGCAGGGCGTTTCCGAGTTCTCGCGCAGCTATCTGCAGCAGTTGCTGGCCGATGGCGCCGTCACTCTCAATGGCAAGGTGCTGCTCAAGCCCTCGGCCAAGGTGGCGGTGGGCGATCTGCTGCGTGTGGAAATGCGGCCTACCCAGCAGTCCATGGCTTTTCAGCCCGAAGCCATGGATCTGCAGGTGGTCTATGAGGACGATGATCTGCTGGTCATCAACAAGCCTGCCGGTCTGGTGGTGCACCCCGCTCCCGGAAACTGGACGGGCACGCTGCTCAACGGCCTGCTGGCGCGCGATGAAAAAGCGCGCCAGGTGCCGCGCGCCGGTATCGTCCACCGTCTGGACAAGGACACCAGCGGCCTGATGGTGGTGGCGCGCAATCGCAGCACCATGGATGCCCTGATCAAGATGATTGCGGCGCGCGATGTGAGTCGCCAGTACCTGGCCATTGCCCACAAGGAATGGGGCGCACGCAAGCGCCGCGAAGTCAATGCGCCCATTGGCCGTGACCCGCGCAACCGCCTGCGCATGGCAGTGGTGGACCTGAATCTGCACCCGGGCAAGCAGGCGCAAACCGATTTCGACTGGCTGGCCGGTGATGCTTCTCATACCCTGGTGCGCTGCACGCTGCACACGGGGCGCACGCACCAGATTCGTGTGCACATGGCATCGCTGGGCCACCCCTTGATTGCCGACACACTGTATGGCGGCCATCCCGAGGGCGGTCTGGAGCGACAGGCCCTGCATGCCTTCAGGCTGGCTTTCGAACATCCGGTGTCCAGAAAGCCGCTGGTGCTCTATGCGCAGCCGCCGCAAGACATGGCTGCAGCACTGGATTTATGGGGTCTGCGTTACAATCCCCCCGAAAGCCTCTGA
- a CDS encoding peptidoglycan DD-metalloendopeptidase family protein: MLVSRSLGALGTAVLAGVILAGCSTQANRAPVEDRGQSASSSSSVDVKSLPGAENAGKPGYYTIKPGDTLIKVGLEHGQSWKDIARWSNLDNPNVIEVGQVVRVVPPGRDAPVASSGSGRSVAPVVVGGGSTATSSSATTTPAATATPVPSTPATTPAPVAKGADDVNFIWPASGSLIAGFDEARNKGYDISGKAGDPVLAAADGRVVYAGAGLRGYGNLIILKHNNTYLTAYAHNQSLLVKEDQSVKKGQKIAEMGSTDADRVKLHFEVRRQGKPVDPSRYLPSR; this comes from the coding sequence ATGTTGGTATCGCGAAGTCTTGGTGCATTGGGAACGGCTGTGCTGGCAGGTGTCATCCTGGCAGGTTGCTCCACCCAGGCAAACAGGGCTCCTGTGGAGGATCGCGGACAGTCGGCCTCCTCGTCTTCCAGTGTGGACGTCAAGTCCCTGCCCGGTGCGGAAAATGCGGGCAAGCCCGGCTACTACACCATCAAGCCCGGTGACACGCTGATCAAGGTTGGCCTGGAGCATGGCCAGAGCTGGAAGGACATTGCTCGCTGGAGCAATCTGGACAACCCCAATGTGATCGAAGTCGGTCAGGTGGTGCGCGTGGTGCCGCCAGGACGTGATGCGCCCGTCGCATCGTCGGGTTCGGGTCGCAGTGTCGCGCCTGTGGTTGTGGGCGGTGGCAGCACCGCGACATCATCCTCGGCGACGACCACCCCCGCTGCAACGGCAACGCCCGTGCCATCCACGCCTGCAACCACCCCTGCGCCGGTTGCCAAGGGCGCCGACGATGTGAATTTCATCTGGCCTGCCAGCGGTTCGCTGATTGCCGGCTTCGATGAGGCCCGCAACAAGGGCTATGACATCAGCGGCAAGGCCGGTGACCCAGTGCTCGCTGCTGCCGATGGTCGTGTCGTGTATGCCGGTGCCGGCCTGCGTGGCTACGGCAACCTGATCATCCTCAAGCACAACAACACCTATCTGACGGCCTATGCCCACAACCAGTCCTTGCTGGTCAAGGAAGACCAGTCGGTGAAAAAGGGCCAGAAGATTGCCGAAATGGGCAGCACCGACGCCGATCGCGTCAAGCTGCACTTCGAGGTGCGTCGCCAGGGCAAGCCTGTCGATCCTTCGCGCTATCTGCCCTCTCGTTGA
- a CDS encoding protein-L-isoaspartate(D-aspartate) O-methyltransferase — MNERRSPQVPGWIARSVQTSTSAARAPAAPKPINPLRVAASPVGVGLDSSTVRARMAQRIGAAGVGNPAVLQAMATVERHRFVDSALVNQAYEDTSLPIGLGQTISKPSVVARMIELLLDSDAGKAGLGRVLEIGTGCGYQAAVLAMVAKEVYSIERLRGLHEKARSNLRPMRLSNVHLILGDGMVGFASGAPYAGIIAAAGGESVPQEWCDQLAVGGRLVAPVVVGAGKQALLVIDKSSHGFKQTILEAVNFVPLKSGIA; from the coding sequence GTGAACGAGCGCCGCTCGCCTCAGGTACCGGGCTGGATTGCCCGTTCGGTGCAAACCAGTACCAGCGCGGCGCGTGCGCCCGCAGCGCCCAAGCCCATCAATCCGTTGCGTGTGGCCGCGTCCCCCGTCGGTGTGGGGTTGGACTCCTCGACCGTGCGTGCGCGCATGGCCCAGCGCATTGGTGCAGCAGGTGTCGGTAACCCTGCGGTGCTGCAGGCCATGGCGACGGTGGAGCGCCATCGTTTTGTCGACAGTGCGCTGGTCAATCAGGCCTATGAAGACACCAGCTTGCCCATAGGCCTGGGTCAGACCATCTCCAAGCCCAGCGTGGTGGCGCGCATGATCGAGTTGCTGCTGGACTCCGATGCGGGCAAGGCCGGCTTGGGGCGTGTGCTGGAGATCGGCACGGGCTGCGGCTATCAGGCGGCTGTGCTGGCCATGGTGGCCAAAGAGGTTTACTCGATCGAGCGTCTGCGCGGCCTGCATGAAAAAGCCCGCAGCAATCTGCGCCCCATGCGCCTGTCCAATGTGCACCTGATTCTGGGGGACGGCATGGTGGGCTTTGCCAGCGGCGCACCCTATGCGGGCATTATTGCAGCGGCGGGCGGAGAGTCCGTGCCGCAGGAATGGTGCGACCAGCTGGCCGTTGGTGGACGCCTGGTGGCTCCTGTCGTGGTGGGCGCTGGTAAGCAGGCACTGCTGGTGATTGACAAGAGTTCACACGGTTTTAAACAGACAATTTTGGAAGCAGTCAACTTTGTCCCTCTAAAATCGGGGATCGCCTAG
- the surE gene encoding 5'/3'-nucleotidase SurE, producing the protein MKILICNDDGFQAPGIVALHDALRTVADVEVVAPEHNNSAKSNALTLNAPLYVHKAYNGFRYVNGTPADCVHIALTGLLGYRPDLVVSGINNGANMGDDTIYSGTVGAAMEGYLFGIPSIAFSQVDKGWAELEAAAATARQLVQDMQSQQLIGALPWLLNVNIPNMPLDALKSVKLCRLGRRHAAEQAIQQQSPRGETMYWIGSAGAAKDDSEGTDFHATSHGHVAMTPLKVDLTDHENLGYWAQTASKLAGQQASSPAVSS; encoded by the coding sequence ATGAAGATTCTTATTTGCAATGACGACGGCTTCCAGGCCCCAGGCATCGTGGCCTTGCACGATGCGCTGCGTACTGTGGCAGACGTTGAAGTGGTGGCGCCCGAGCACAACAACAGCGCCAAGTCCAACGCGTTGACGCTGAACGCGCCGCTGTATGTGCACAAGGCCTACAACGGCTTTCGCTATGTGAACGGCACGCCGGCCGACTGCGTGCATATCGCGCTGACGGGGCTGCTGGGCTACAGGCCTGACCTCGTGGTTTCGGGCATCAACAACGGCGCCAATATGGGCGACGACACGATTTACTCGGGTACCGTGGGTGCAGCCATGGAAGGCTATCTGTTCGGTATTCCATCGATCGCCTTCTCGCAGGTGGACAAGGGCTGGGCCGAGCTGGAAGCAGCGGCCGCCACGGCGCGCCAACTGGTGCAGGACATGCAAAGCCAGCAGCTGATCGGTGCCCTGCCATGGTTGCTCAATGTGAACATCCCCAATATGCCGCTGGACGCGCTCAAAAGCGTCAAGCTGTGCCGCCTGGGGCGTCGCCATGCGGCCGAGCAGGCTATTCAGCAGCAAAGTCCGCGCGGCGAGACCATGTACTGGATCGGCAGCGCTGGCGCGGCCAAGGATGATTCGGAAGGCACGGACTTCCACGCCACATCCCATGGTCATGTGGCCATGACACCGCTTAAGGTGGATCTGACCGATCACGAAAATCTGGGCTACTGGGCGCAGACAGCCAGCAAACTGGCGGGCCAGCAAGCCTCTTCGCCGGCGGTGTCATCGTGA
- a CDS encoding methyl-accepting chemotaxis protein produces the protein MWHSLRTRLLLASIGVAVLAVLTLSCAVLYVTRDNMLKDLNQHLSGQTQQHASELAQWIGDKRRLTSSIRLAMDQSDPMPMLQAAEKAGLDLAYFVRADKSHAFTSPRPADYDGTQRGWYKQAVQEGKPGTTAAYPDAGTGRLVVSLIEPIIENGQTTAVIASDVELTTVIEKVKAIHPTSKSFGVLLDAKANQILVAPSADLTLKPITALDDDLSLGLIQQLAGSNGHTEATLGAEDDFVYAAKIAGTDWILLVVAEKNDALKGLTHLAWIAGGVTLLSALGAALVMLLIITRLLRRLPLVRNALADIASGEGDLTRRMDASGKDELAQIAHAFNQFADKIAAVLLQIRASAENVRVATTEIASGNQDLSNRTEQQASSLEETAAAMEELTATVQQNAANAQQARKLAHDASDIAVHGGEVVGQVVQTMGGIEQASRKIEAIISVIDGIAFQTNILALNAAVEAARAGEQGRGFAVVASEVRTLAGRSAEAAKEIKMLIEDSVTQVASGSRQVQDAGATMAQVVDSIRQVNTIVAEISNASQEQSTGIAEVGTAVGLMDQATQQNAALVEEATAAAQSLQQQAQNLADVVAGFKLPEPTGRQAFLSRS, from the coding sequence ATGTGGCATAGCTTGCGTACCCGCCTATTACTGGCCAGCATTGGCGTGGCCGTTTTGGCGGTGTTGACCCTGTCCTGCGCGGTGTTGTACGTCACCCGTGACAACATGCTGAAAGACCTGAATCAGCATCTGAGCGGGCAGACCCAGCAACACGCCAGCGAGCTGGCGCAGTGGATCGGCGACAAGCGCCGGCTCACCAGTTCCATCCGGTTGGCGATGGATCAGTCCGATCCCATGCCCATGTTGCAGGCTGCAGAAAAAGCCGGGCTGGATCTGGCCTACTTTGTGCGTGCAGACAAATCCCACGCCTTCACTTCGCCCCGCCCTGCGGATTACGACGGCACACAACGTGGCTGGTACAAGCAGGCTGTGCAAGAAGGCAAGCCCGGCACTACTGCGGCCTATCCCGATGCCGGTACGGGCCGGCTGGTGGTCAGCCTGATCGAGCCCATCATCGAGAACGGCCAGACCACGGCAGTGATCGCTTCGGATGTGGAGCTGACCACCGTCATCGAAAAAGTCAAGGCGATTCACCCCACGAGCAAAAGCTTTGGCGTGTTGCTGGATGCTAAGGCCAACCAGATTCTGGTGGCCCCCAGCGCAGATTTGACGCTGAAGCCTATCACGGCGCTGGATGATGATCTGAGTCTGGGCTTGATCCAGCAGCTTGCCGGCAGCAACGGGCACACCGAAGCCACGCTGGGTGCGGAAGACGACTTTGTCTATGCCGCAAAAATTGCAGGGACTGACTGGATTTTGCTGGTGGTTGCCGAAAAGAACGATGCCCTGAAGGGGCTGACTCATCTGGCCTGGATTGCCGGCGGCGTCACTCTTTTGAGCGCTCTGGGGGCGGCGTTGGTGATGCTGTTGATCATCACGCGTCTGCTGCGCCGCCTGCCCTTGGTGCGCAATGCCCTGGCTGACATTGCCAGCGGCGAGGGCGATCTTACCCGTCGCATGGATGCCTCCGGCAAGGATGAGCTGGCGCAGATCGCCCACGCCTTTAACCAGTTCGCCGACAAGATCGCTGCCGTGCTGCTGCAAATCCGCGCCTCTGCGGAAAACGTGCGTGTGGCCACGACCGAGATTGCCTCGGGCAACCAGGATCTCTCCAATCGCACCGAACAGCAGGCCAGCAGCCTGGAGGAAACCGCCGCGGCGATGGAGGAGCTCACTGCCACCGTGCAGCAGAATGCGGCCAATGCCCAGCAGGCACGCAAGCTGGCGCATGATGCCTCCGACATCGCCGTACATGGCGGGGAGGTGGTTGGTCAGGTCGTACAGACCATGGGCGGCATCGAGCAGGCCTCGCGCAAGATCGAGGCCATCATCAGCGTGATCGACGGCATTGCCTTCCAGACCAATATCCTGGCGCTGAACGCCGCCGTGGAGGCTGCCCGCGCCGGGGAACAGGGGCGAGGCTTTGCCGTGGTTGCCAGCGAGGTGCGCACCCTGGCCGGACGCAGCGCCGAAGCGGCCAAGGAAATCAAGATGCTGATCGAAGACTCGGTGACGCAAGTGGCCAGCGGCAGTCGCCAGGTGCAGGACGCTGGCGCCACCATGGCCCAGGTGGTGGACAGCATCCGGCAGGTGAACACCATCGTGGCTGAAATCAGCAACGCCAGCCAGGAACAAAGCACTGGCATTGCCGAAGTCGGTACGGCGGTGGGCCTGATGGACCAGGCGACCCAGCAGAATGCCGCCCTGGTGGAAGAGGCCACGGCTGCCGCCCAGTCGCTGCAGCAGCAGGCGCAGAACCTGGCCGATGTGGTGGCTGGCTTCAAGCTGCCGGAGCCCACGGGCAGGCAGGCGTTCCTGTCCCGGAGTTGA